Proteins co-encoded in one Apteryx mantelli isolate bAptMan1 chromosome 4, bAptMan1.hap1, whole genome shotgun sequence genomic window:
- the RD3L gene encoding protein RD3-like produces MPLFGWMKWSKNDSYKPMQYPGSEVVTKTLLRELKWHLKERERLVQETENEQKVQKTGMDYNWLKNYQNPQATIPATEQRQLEVLCSQIQPCQTGTVLSRFREVLAENDVLPWEIVYIFKQVLRDFLTTIERENQQEQLVDVWNTNYSEHFSPRGHSSNKSDKDEIPTVSSYVDKNTQSMFPTFSHRIWNLPYYYPSS; encoded by the exons ATGCCACTTTTTGGCTGGATGAAATGGTCAAAAAATGATTCCTACAAACCCATGCAATATCCTGGATCAGAAGTAGTTACAAAAACCCTGCTGAGGGAACTGAAATGGCACCTGAAAGAACGTGAAAGATTAGTGCAAGAgactgaaaatgaacaaaaagtcCAGAAGACTGGTATGGATTACAACTGGCTGAAGAACTACCAAAATCCTCAAGCCACAATTCCAGCTACTGAACAACGGCAGCTTGAAGTTCTTTGCTCACAAATCCAACCCTGCCAAACTGGAACTGTTCTCAGCAG ATTTCGTGAAGTTTTGGCAGAAAATGATGTTTTACCTTGGGAAATAGTCTACATATTCAAGCAAGTTTTAAGAGATTTTCTTACTACCATTGAGAGAGAAAACCAACAAGAGCAACTGGTAGATGTATGGAATACAAATTACTCTGAGCACTTCAGCCCACGTGGACACAGTTCTAACAAATCGGACAAAGATGAAATCCCCACGGTTTCAAGTTATGTTGACAAAAATACACAGAGCATGTTTCCTACCTTCTCTCATAGAATCTGGAATCTACCATATTACTACCCATCAAGTTAA